A single genomic interval of Gemmatimonadota bacterium harbors:
- a CDS encoding ChbG/HpnK family deacetylase: MTADDLGFTPSVTAGILEAHHAGSVTATSMMVHQPGWDDAVRTARAAPTLDVGLHFNVLVGAPMTKATSLTDTRTGTFLPLRSLVMRALAGRIDAAEVEAECTAQFAALVAAGIHPTHMDSHRHTHALPVFRGAVSRVAVAHGVWQRRPLESPALFAVDAAAQLHRAVIRAAWTVSGAGAREVRHTDHFAGIALQGGTHFDARLDVLLEHLRPGVTELMVHPGRVDDALRALDGYTWQRERELAALTSRPLRDRLARGATSITNPVTLIGFRALTA; the protein is encoded by the coding sequence GTGACCGCCGACGACCTGGGATTCACGCCGTCGGTGACGGCGGGCATTCTGGAGGCACATCACGCTGGTTCGGTCACTGCGACCTCCATGATGGTGCACCAGCCGGGGTGGGACGACGCCGTGCGCACGGCGCGGGCAGCCCCAACGCTCGACGTTGGGTTGCACTTCAACGTGCTTGTCGGTGCACCGATGACCAAGGCGACGTCGCTTACCGACACGCGCACGGGCACCTTCCTTCCCCTCCGGAGCCTCGTGATGCGTGCGCTCGCCGGGCGCATTGATGCGGCCGAAGTGGAAGCGGAGTGCACCGCGCAGTTTGCCGCGCTCGTGGCGGCCGGCATCCATCCCACGCATATGGATTCGCACCGGCACACGCACGCCTTGCCCGTCTTTCGCGGCGCGGTGAGCCGTGTGGCCGTTGCGCACGGGGTGTGGCAGCGCCGTCCCCTGGAGTCGCCGGCGCTCTTTGCCGTCGATGCCGCAGCGCAACTGCACCGCGCCGTAATCCGCGCGGCGTGGACGGTGAGCGGAGCGGGCGCGCGCGAGGTGCGGCACACCGATCATTTTGCCGGCATCGCGCTGCAGGGCGGAACACACTTTGACGCGCGTCTGGACGTCTTGCTCGAGCATCTGCGGCCGGGCGTCACGGAACTCATGGTGCATCCTGGGCGCGTGGATGATGCCCTGCGCGCCCTCGACGGCTACACCTGGCAGCGCGAGCGCGAACTCGCCGCGCTCACCTCACGTCCGCTACGCGACCGCCTTGCCCGTGGCGCTACCAGCATCACCAATCCCGTGACGCTCATCGGATTCCGCGCGCTCACCGCGTGA
- a CDS encoding glycosyltransferase, with product MSLIVPCYNGEDRLPAALAQLGAFLAEQPYTSELILVDDHSREPTAALLRAFASTRPNVSVIRNEQNSGKGVSVGRGMLAARGAFRVFTDADLAYPPSEVNKILRDLEAGADVAIACRVLPESRYMMSPSFFHYLYTRHVMSRVFNAMARAVLLRDVLDTQAGLKGFTAAAAEAVFPRLTIPRFGFDVEALFVAQKKGYRVQQTAVFFRYDEEPTTVSFAQSAFTMAGELLQVRLNHWRGKYD from the coding sequence TTGAGCCTCATCGTCCCCTGCTACAACGGGGAGGACCGCCTGCCCGCGGCCCTCGCCCAGCTTGGGGCGTTCCTCGCGGAGCAGCCGTATACCTCCGAGCTGATCCTCGTGGATGACCACAGCCGCGAGCCCACGGCGGCGCTGTTGCGCGCCTTTGCGTCCACGCGGCCGAATGTCTCCGTCATTCGCAACGAGCAGAACAGCGGCAAGGGGGTCAGCGTCGGCCGCGGGATGCTGGCGGCCCGCGGCGCCTTCCGCGTGTTCACCGACGCCGATCTCGCCTACCCGCCGTCGGAGGTCAACAAGATTTTGCGCGACCTCGAGGCCGGCGCGGATGTGGCGATTGCCTGCCGCGTGTTGCCCGAATCGCGCTACATGATGAGCCCGAGCTTCTTCCATTACCTGTACACGCGCCACGTGATGAGCCGCGTGTTCAACGCCATGGCGCGGGCGGTGCTCCTCCGCGACGTGCTCGACACGCAGGCCGGACTCAAGGGTTTCACTGCCGCTGCGGCCGAGGCGGTGTTTCCGCGCCTGACAATTCCCCGCTTTGGGTTTGACGTGGAAGCGCTCTTTGTGGCGCAGAAGAAGGGCTACCGTGTGCAGCAGACCGCGGTGTTTTTCCGCTACGACGAAGAACCCACCACCGTGAGCTTTGCGCAGAGCGCCTTCACGATGGCGGGCGAACTATTGCAGGTACGCCTGAATCACTGGCGGGGGAAGTACGACTGA
- a CDS encoding dihydroorotase: MTDILLRGGRLLDPSTNLDAVGDLLIRDGKIESVGGKIAGPDGATIVDCTGQVVSPGFIDVHCHLREPGREDVETIATGARAAAAGGFTAVCAMPNTDPVTDNQAAVGFVLKQGRAANAARVYPIGAISIGQKGEQLAEFGEMVGAGAVAVSDDGKPVVSAQLMRTALEYARTFGIPVADHCEDPTLAHGGAMNEGLVSARLGLKGIPSEAEEIMAIRDILLAKRTGGHVHLCHMSTRGSVDLIRWGKDRNIRVTAEVCPHHISLTENEVEGYDTNAKMNPPLRTADDVLALQEAVKDGTIDVIATDHAPHHYDEKEREFSDAPNGIVGLETALAVNITWLVQPGIISVATLIDKMACAPAKLFHLPGGNLRRGTEADITVFDPTAQWVIDPKAFKTKGRNTPYGGRTLTGRVSCTLVGGRIVHSIMG; the protein is encoded by the coding sequence GTGACCGACATTCTGCTCCGAGGGGGACGCCTCCTCGATCCATCGACGAATCTCGACGCCGTGGGCGATCTGCTCATTCGCGACGGCAAAATTGAGAGCGTGGGCGGCAAGATCGCCGGCCCCGACGGCGCCACCATTGTCGATTGCACGGGGCAGGTGGTGTCGCCCGGGTTTATTGACGTGCACTGTCACCTGCGCGAGCCGGGACGTGAAGACGTCGAGACGATTGCCACCGGCGCACGCGCTGCGGCGGCTGGCGGTTTTACCGCGGTGTGCGCCATGCCCAACACCGATCCGGTGACGGACAATCAGGCCGCAGTTGGTTTTGTGCTCAAGCAGGGACGCGCCGCCAACGCCGCGCGTGTGTACCCGATTGGCGCCATTTCCATTGGGCAGAAAGGCGAACAGCTCGCCGAGTTCGGTGAAATGGTGGGCGCTGGCGCGGTGGCCGTGAGTGATGACGGCAAGCCCGTGGTCAGTGCGCAACTGATGCGCACCGCGCTCGAATACGCGCGCACGTTCGGTATTCCCGTGGCCGACCACTGCGAGGATCCGACGCTCGCGCACGGTGGGGCGATGAACGAGGGGCTGGTCTCCGCGCGGCTTGGGCTCAAGGGGATTCCGAGCGAAGCCGAAGAGATTATGGCCATTCGCGATATCTTGCTCGCCAAGCGTACCGGCGGCCACGTGCATCTCTGTCATATGAGCACGCGCGGCTCCGTGGATCTCATTCGCTGGGGCAAGGACCGCAACATTCGCGTGACCGCCGAAGTGTGCCCGCACCACATCTCGCTCACCGAGAATGAGGTGGAGGGCTACGACACCAACGCCAAAATGAATCCGCCGCTCCGCACCGCGGACGACGTGCTGGCGTTGCAGGAAGCCGTGAAGGACGGCACGATCGACGTGATTGCCACGGATCATGCGCCGCACCATTACGACGAAAAAGAACGCGAGTTCTCCGATGCGCCCAACGGCATTGTTGGGCTTGAGACGGCGCTCGCGGTGAATATCACCTGGCTTGTCCAGCCGGGGATTATCTCCGTTGCCACGCTGATCGACAAAATGGCCTGCGCACCGGCCAAGCTCTTCCACCTCCCCGGTGGCAACTTGCGGCGCGGCACGGAGGCCGACATCACCGTGTTCGATCCGACGGCGCAGTGGGTGATTGACCCCAAGGCGTTCAAAACCAAGGGGCGAAACACCCCCTACGGCGGCCGTACCCTGACTGGACGAGTGAGTTGTACCCTCGTCGGTGGCCGGATCGTCCATTCCATAATGGGCTAG
- a CDS encoding glycosyltransferase family 87 protein produces the protein MTEAVPPTSAPSAATPRHPTRWLLVLYLASAVVVALQRTLMSSENNFTIFAFAAQHLRSAQDLYAAYPDQHADFFKYSPTFALLFTPFAALPRVVGYLCYSSICALAVWAGLTRLLPRRQAVMALALAWLAVVGDLQRGQTNALCAGLMIVAWSAYERREQWSASAAIAVGFFVKLFPIAALAGAIFYPRKVRFGFVAAAVALIGVALPLLVTTPDALAMQYHSWFAIESRDAVPLARYGTGGADLYAGLMGQFRVWWGVDWPHWPTQLAGISILLLPLAVQRRRYADVAFRTQFLASILVFCVLFNHQAESPSFVIAMIGVSLWFAVMPRAGWRTALMVFAFVVVNLGSTDLMPRAWYKAYYVHYLLKTVPLIPLWLVMQAELLGLVTDSRGERAESDERHGIGDAGSATGKAVA, from the coding sequence ATGACAGAAGCCGTTCCTCCGACGTCCGCGCCCAGCGCGGCAACACCGCGCCATCCCACGCGATGGCTGCTGGTGCTGTACCTCGCGAGTGCCGTGGTGGTGGCGCTGCAGCGCACGCTGATGTCGTCCGAGAACAACTTCACGATCTTCGCTTTTGCGGCGCAGCATCTGCGGTCGGCGCAGGATCTCTATGCGGCGTACCCAGACCAGCACGCCGACTTTTTTAAATACAGCCCCACGTTTGCACTGCTCTTTACCCCGTTTGCAGCCTTGCCGCGCGTTGTCGGGTACCTCTGCTATTCCAGCATTTGCGCCTTGGCCGTGTGGGCCGGACTCACGCGGCTCCTCCCGCGCCGGCAGGCCGTGATGGCGCTTGCACTGGCCTGGCTCGCCGTGGTGGGCGATCTGCAACGCGGGCAGACCAACGCGCTCTGTGCGGGCCTTATGATTGTGGCGTGGAGCGCGTATGAGCGTCGCGAGCAGTGGAGTGCGTCCGCCGCGATCGCCGTTGGGTTCTTTGTGAAGCTCTTTCCGATTGCGGCGCTCGCCGGCGCCATCTTTTATCCGCGCAAAGTGCGCTTCGGCTTTGTGGCCGCCGCCGTGGCGCTCATCGGGGTGGCGTTGCCATTGCTCGTCACCACGCCGGACGCGCTGGCCATGCAATACCACTCGTGGTTCGCCATTGAGTCGCGCGATGCCGTGCCGCTCGCACGCTACGGCACGGGCGGTGCAGACCTCTACGCTGGCCTGATGGGGCAGTTCCGCGTCTGGTGGGGCGTGGACTGGCCGCACTGGCCCACGCAACTCGCGGGCATCTCCATTCTCCTGCTGCCGCTCGCGGTTCAACGGCGGCGCTATGCGGACGTGGCCTTTCGCACGCAGTTCTTGGCGTCCATCCTCGTTTTCTGTGTGCTGTTCAATCATCAAGCCGAATCACCGTCGTTCGTGATTGCGATGATTGGAGTGTCGCTCTGGTTTGCCGTGATGCCGCGCGCGGGGTGGCGTACCGCGCTCATGGTCTTCGCCTTTGTGGTGGTCAACCTCGGCTCCACCGACTTGATGCCGCGCGCGTGGTACAAGGCCTACTACGTGCACTACCTGCTCAAGACGGTGCCTCTCATTCCGCTCTGGCTCGTGATGCAGGCCGAACTGCTCGGCCTTGTTACGGATTCACGCGGTGAGCGCGCGGAATCCGATGAGCGTCACGGGATTGGTGATGCTGGTAGCGCCACGGGCAAGGCGGTCGCGTAG
- a CDS encoding amidohydrolase family protein codes for MMPVGHYLSTVLPARRFGATMALVALAAALGCSGGAGDANGIDPQLAREIAAIKAIDNHAHPVRPTAADEAPDMEFDALPVDNLEPQSDPLRQRAKSPIVAAAHTELFGTDKAAVVKAHASDYATFMLDKMGIETMLSNRVAMGPGLPSDRFLWVPFADALMYPLNNAALITTPDQKSFFPLEDKLLKRYYAESGVAAKPATLGEYLEKVVRGTLERHKKGGALAEKFEMAYLRTLAVGNPTRAQAERGYAGSAADYTALQDYIFRFIITECGRLGMAVHIHVAHGGGGYFNVSWANPLLLEPLLNDPTLRKTNFVMIHGGWPYTHEITPLLTKPNAYVDYSEQTAFNAPHDVAEVLRSWLAYEPEKVLFATDAYPESAELGWEEMGMYAANVGRESLVRALTSMMRDGEITHERALELATMVLRDNARKLYGLK; via the coding sequence ATGATGCCCGTCGGCCACTACCTCAGTACCGTTCTCCCCGCACGTCGGTTCGGCGCCACAATGGCCCTCGTGGCCTTGGCTGCGGCCCTCGGTTGCTCGGGAGGCGCCGGCGACGCGAATGGGATCGACCCACAACTCGCCCGTGAAATCGCCGCCATCAAGGCGATTGATAACCACGCCCACCCGGTGCGGCCAACCGCGGCGGACGAAGCGCCCGACATGGAGTTCGACGCGCTCCCCGTGGACAACCTTGAGCCGCAGTCGGACCCGCTCCGGCAGCGAGCGAAATCGCCGATTGTCGCCGCGGCGCACACCGAGCTGTTCGGCACCGACAAAGCAGCCGTGGTCAAGGCACACGCCTCGGACTACGCCACGTTTATGCTCGACAAAATGGGCATCGAGACCATGCTCTCGAACCGCGTGGCCATGGGCCCGGGACTCCCGTCTGATCGTTTTCTCTGGGTGCCCTTTGCCGACGCGTTGATGTATCCGCTCAACAACGCGGCGCTCATCACCACCCCCGATCAAAAATCATTCTTCCCGCTCGAGGACAAACTGCTCAAGCGGTACTACGCCGAGAGCGGCGTCGCGGCTAAGCCGGCGACCCTCGGCGAGTACCTCGAGAAAGTGGTGCGAGGCACGCTCGAGCGGCACAAGAAGGGCGGCGCCCTCGCCGAGAAGTTTGAGATGGCGTATTTGCGCACGTTGGCCGTGGGCAACCCAACGCGGGCACAGGCCGAGCGTGGCTACGCGGGGAGTGCCGCCGATTATACGGCGCTCCAAGATTATATCTTCCGCTTCATCATCACGGAATGCGGCCGGCTTGGGATGGCGGTGCACATTCACGTCGCGCACGGCGGTGGTGGATACTTCAATGTGTCGTGGGCGAATCCCCTGCTCCTCGAGCCCCTGCTCAACGACCCGACGCTCCGGAAGACGAATTTTGTGATGATCCACGGCGGCTGGCCGTACACGCACGAAATCACGCCGCTGCTCACAAAACCCAATGCGTATGTCGACTATTCCGAACAAACGGCCTTCAACGCGCCGCACGACGTCGCTGAAGTTTTGCGGTCGTGGCTGGCCTACGAACCAGAGAAAGTGCTGTTCGCGACCGATGCGTACCCGGAGTCGGCGGAGCTCGGCTGGGAAGAAATGGGGATGTACGCCGCCAACGTCGGGCGCGAATCGCTCGTGCGCGCCCTCACCAGCATGATGCGCGATGGCGAGATCACACACGAACGTGCGCTGGAGCTCGCCACGATGGTGTTGCGGGATAACGCGCGAAAGTTGTACGGGCTGAAGTAG
- a CDS encoding aspartate carbamoyltransferase catalytic subunit, with protein sequence MTSPLGKDLLGLEHLTAEQITLILDTAEPLREISERTIKKVPTLRGATIVNLFFEASTRTRISFEFAEKRMSADTVNVAPAASSVSKGETLVDTARNLEAMRIDMVVIRHGSSGAARFLAERIESNVINAGDGTHEHPTQGLLDLLTLRQKFGSLAGKKICICGDVLHSRVARSNIWGLTKLGAEVAVCGPRSLLPNAIHEMGVQVFDRIEQAIEWADALNILRLQLERMQAGYIPSLREYNRVFGVTRERLERAPRDLLILHPGPMNRGVEIDSDVADGPHSVILEQVTNGVAVRMAVLYLLAGNSPRLAEAAKGGA encoded by the coding sequence GTGACCTCCCCACTCGGCAAAGATCTGCTCGGTCTCGAGCATCTTACGGCCGAGCAAATCACTCTTATTCTCGACACCGCTGAGCCGCTCCGGGAAATTTCCGAACGCACGATTAAGAAGGTGCCGACGTTGCGCGGTGCGACGATCGTCAACCTGTTCTTTGAAGCCAGCACGCGAACGCGCATCTCCTTTGAGTTCGCTGAGAAGCGCATGTCGGCCGACACGGTCAATGTGGCGCCGGCGGCGTCGAGCGTGTCCAAGGGCGAAACGCTGGTGGATACCGCGCGCAATCTCGAAGCGATGCGCATTGACATGGTCGTCATTCGCCACGGCTCGTCGGGTGCGGCGCGGTTTCTGGCCGAGCGCATTGAGAGCAACGTCATCAACGCCGGCGACGGGACGCACGAGCATCCCACGCAAGGCTTGCTCGACTTGTTGACGCTGCGCCAGAAGTTCGGATCGCTTGCCGGCAAGAAGATTTGCATCTGTGGTGACGTCCTGCACTCGCGCGTGGCGCGTAGCAACATTTGGGGGCTCACCAAGCTCGGTGCCGAAGTCGCGGTGTGCGGGCCACGGTCGCTGCTCCCCAACGCCATTCACGAAATGGGCGTGCAGGTGTTCGATCGTATTGAGCAGGCCATTGAGTGGGCCGATGCCCTGAACATTCTGCGGCTGCAACTCGAGCGGATGCAGGCCGGCTACATTCCGTCGTTGCGTGAGTACAATCGGGTATTTGGTGTCACGCGCGAGCGGTTGGAGCGTGCGCCGCGTGATCTGCTGATTTTGCATCCGGGCCCCATGAATCGCGGCGTGGAAATCGACTCGGACGTGGCAGACGGCCCGCATAGCGTCATTCTCGAACAGGTCACCAACGGCGTCGCCGTGCGGATGGCCGTGCTCTATCTCCTCGCCGGCAACTCGCCGCGACTCGCCGAAGCCGCCAAGGGAGGCGCGTGA
- a CDS encoding class II aldolase/adducin family protein, with amino-acid sequence MRRSVVTVCRRLYESGLIAGQDGNVSVRLSPTRVLVTPAGMSKVDVRSVDLIEVDLTGHRVRGRLQASSELELHLALYRARADIGAVVHAHPPTATGFAVAGRPLPYDALAEMVYNVGPVPIVPFVMPGSAALGETVAAAMGGCDAALLANHGAVTVGRTLGEAHQRMESLEHAARIVCAALQIGGVTHLATADVRALEARRAKR; translated from the coding sequence GTGCGTCGAAGCGTTGTCACCGTGTGCCGGCGATTGTATGAATCCGGACTGATCGCCGGTCAGGACGGCAACGTGTCCGTGCGGCTCTCTCCAACCCGGGTGCTCGTGACCCCCGCTGGAATGAGTAAGGTGGATGTGCGCTCGGTGGATTTGATTGAGGTGGACCTCACGGGTCATCGCGTCCGAGGTCGGTTGCAGGCATCGAGCGAACTCGAGTTGCACCTCGCGCTGTACCGCGCTCGCGCCGACATCGGAGCGGTGGTGCATGCCCACCCGCCGACGGCCACGGGCTTTGCGGTCGCGGGGCGGCCGTTGCCGTATGATGCCTTGGCGGAAATGGTGTATAACGTGGGACCGGTGCCGATTGTGCCGTTCGTGATGCCAGGTTCCGCCGCACTCGGCGAGACGGTGGCAGCAGCGATGGGAGGGTGCGACGCCGCGCTGTTGGCCAATCATGGCGCGGTGACGGTGGGGCGAACGCTGGGGGAGGCGCACCAGCGCATGGAGAGTCTCGAACATGCGGCGCGCATCGTGTGCGCCGCGCTACAGATAGGAGGAGTGACGCATTTGGCCACGGCCGACGTGCGAGCACTCGAAGCACGGAGAGCGAAGCGATGA
- a CDS encoding GNAT family N-acetyltransferase → MQPLGIHPAEAPSATRASGSGAIGGVQLRTLDDIADFRACVALQEATWGRDGETVHASLLTVAEHIGGLVVGAFDEHDALVGFVFGLPGADAEGPLHWSHMLAVRGEVRGAGIGRLLKEYQRAELARRGVTRIFWTFDPLQARNAHLNVTRLGARIVSYVDNLYGVTASPLHLGIATDRVVAMTDAASVPLPYHELGVCEHEPVRSVGERGVAPSARELGASAVLVEVPVDIQVIVNTDPALAGQWRLATRSHFHSLLDSGYAVTGFVRDETALRAFYRFTR, encoded by the coding sequence GTGCAGCCCCTCGGCATTCACCCCGCTGAAGCGCCCTCCGCTACGCGCGCGTCCGGTTCCGGCGCGATCGGGGGGGTCCAACTCCGCACCCTCGACGACATCGCGGATTTTCGCGCCTGCGTCGCGTTGCAGGAGGCCACCTGGGGGCGCGACGGCGAAACCGTCCACGCCTCGCTCCTCACGGTCGCCGAACACATCGGCGGTCTCGTGGTGGGGGCATTCGATGAGCACGACGCCTTGGTGGGCTTCGTGTTTGGTTTGCCGGGCGCCGACGCCGAAGGACCCTTGCACTGGTCGCACATGCTCGCCGTGCGCGGCGAGGTACGCGGAGCCGGCATCGGTCGACTGCTCAAGGAGTATCAGCGCGCCGAACTCGCGCGACGCGGCGTCACGCGCATCTTCTGGACGTTCGATCCGCTACAGGCGCGCAATGCGCATCTCAACGTTACGCGGCTGGGTGCGCGTATCGTGTCATATGTTGACAACCTCTATGGTGTCACGGCCAGCCCGCTGCACCTCGGTATCGCCACGGATCGGGTCGTGGCGATGACCGATGCCGCGTCGGTGCCGCTCCCGTACCACGAACTCGGCGTCTGCGAGCACGAGCCCGTGCGGTCGGTGGGCGAGCGTGGCGTCGCGCCGTCCGCGCGGGAGCTCGGCGCGTCTGCGGTGCTCGTGGAAGTCCCCGTGGATATTCAGGTCATTGTCAATACGGATCCCGCCCTCGCGGGGCAGTGGCGCCTGGCGACCCGCTCGCATTTTCACAGTCTGCTCGACAGCGGCTACGCCGTCACGGGGTTTGTGCGTGATGAGACGGCGCTGCGTGCATTCTATCGCTTTACCCGGTAG
- a CDS encoding DUF4239 domain-containing protein, with translation MTKTLLTVYFWLYEQDAWAFALLTVAAWSALSAGGVLLTRRLAARLWGAGENRNELVGFFLSAIGVFYGISLGLIAVGAWEHYTTIQTRVAEEAATIATLKADFLSFPSPLKEQLADNIEDYLDFVVDCAWPAQSHGEEPKGDGTIIIKPMREGLNNFEPKTNGQANLQAEAMRRFNDLLHLRRLRIESVTHKMDPTIWVVVLFGGVLNIFVTWLFLIKPTRTHVVLNGLIGMMIGLLIFLIAAMDQPFRGKMGVSPQSFVALHKKHDANAQQDEHLKKACQESLATALPLAKPSAN, from the coding sequence ATGACGAAGACCTTACTGACGGTGTACTTCTGGCTGTACGAACAGGACGCGTGGGCGTTCGCCCTGCTCACGGTGGCCGCCTGGTCTGCGCTGTCCGCGGGCGGCGTGCTGCTGACGCGTCGTCTCGCTGCTCGGTTATGGGGCGCCGGCGAAAACAGAAACGAACTCGTCGGCTTCTTCTTGAGCGCCATCGGCGTCTTTTACGGAATTTCCCTCGGCTTGATCGCCGTCGGCGCGTGGGAGCACTACACCACCATCCAGACCCGTGTCGCCGAGGAAGCCGCGACCATCGCGACGCTGAAGGCTGACTTCCTCTCGTTTCCGTCGCCGCTCAAGGAACAGCTCGCCGACAATATCGAGGACTACCTCGACTTCGTCGTCGACTGCGCATGGCCCGCGCAGTCCCATGGGGAGGAACCCAAAGGCGACGGCACCATCATCATCAAGCCCATGCGAGAAGGGCTCAACAACTTCGAGCCGAAAACCAACGGACAGGCCAATCTGCAAGCGGAGGCCATGCGCCGCTTCAACGACCTCCTGCACTTGCGACGCCTCCGCATTGAGAGCGTCACCCACAAGATGGATCCGACGATCTGGGTGGTGGTGCTCTTCGGCGGAGTCCTGAACATCTTCGTGACGTGGTTGTTCCTGATCAAGCCGACCCGGACGCACGTGGTGCTCAACGGCCTCATCGGGATGATGATCGGATTACTCATTTTTCTGATTGCCGCCATGGACCAGCCGTTCCGCGGCAAGATGGGAGTGAGTCCGCAGTCGTTCGTCGCCTTACACAAGAAGCATGATGCCAACGCGCAGCAGGACGAACATCTGAAGAAGGCGTGCCAGGAGAGCTTGGCCACCGCACTACCGCTCGCAAAGCCGTCTGCCAACTAG
- the pyrR gene encoding bifunctional pyr operon transcriptional regulator/uracil phosphoribosyltransferase PyrR → MTPAPTSVVLSARAFERTITRMADEIIERNDGTDRLLLVGIQRRGVQIAARIAALITARESVEVPLGALDITLYRDDLQTVGPRPVVGKTHLPVAIEGLNVVIVDDVLFTGRTIRAALDELADFGRPARVSLAVLVDRGGRELPIQPDVVGKHVEVPVGSRVDVCVVELDGKDEVLLVATGAL, encoded by the coding sequence ATGACTCCTGCACCCACGTCGGTCGTCCTCAGCGCCCGCGCCTTCGAGCGCACCATTACGCGTATGGCGGACGAGATCATAGAACGCAATGACGGCACCGACCGTCTGTTGCTCGTCGGCATCCAGCGCCGCGGCGTCCAAATTGCCGCCCGGATTGCCGCTCTCATCACCGCCCGTGAGTCTGTCGAGGTGCCGTTAGGCGCTCTCGACATCACGCTCTACCGCGATGACCTCCAAACCGTCGGCCCGCGCCCGGTGGTGGGAAAAACCCACCTGCCCGTGGCCATTGAGGGGCTGAATGTGGTGATCGTGGACGACGTGCTCTTTACCGGCCGGACGATTCGCGCGGCACTCGACGAACTGGCCGATTTTGGCCGGCCCGCGCGTGTCTCGCTCGCGGTGCTGGTGGATCGTGGCGGTCGCGAACTGCCCATTCAGCCTGATGTGGTGGGTAAGCACGTGGAAGTGCCGGTCGGTTCGCGCGTGGACGTCTGCGTCGTCGAACTGGATGGCAAGGACGAGGTCCTGCTCGTCGCCACGGGGGCGCTGTGA
- a CDS encoding GntR family transcriptional regulator, producing MSTPRTSHVPARTATAPRPTRTKGGGHVTVAYETIRASIISGEIPAGSRIVERDVAAYLGLSRTPVRSALHRLQQEGFVAPTGRSADQRLTVTPLTAEDGWELYLLLGRLEGLAVMPVAQRTRSVRATVARQLRTINRSLAAESRKRSGVSHAFELDLNFHGIFVAESAGPRVLALHEVLTPQIERYVRLYVRTMGDDISLAIREHEAIARAITDGDALAAQRAVEVHWHNSADRIASTIVQHGERGSWHLRN from the coding sequence GTGAGCACTCCGCGCACGAGCCACGTCCCAGCCCGCACAGCGACAGCGCCCCGCCCTACTCGGACGAAGGGCGGGGGCCACGTCACCGTCGCGTACGAAACCATTCGCGCCAGCATCATCTCCGGCGAAATTCCTGCGGGGAGCCGGATCGTCGAGCGCGACGTGGCCGCCTATCTCGGGCTCTCCCGAACGCCCGTGCGGAGTGCGTTGCACCGGTTGCAACAGGAAGGCTTTGTCGCCCCGACGGGGCGGAGCGCCGATCAGCGGTTGACCGTCACGCCACTCACCGCAGAAGACGGCTGGGAGCTGTACCTGTTATTGGGACGCCTCGAAGGCCTCGCGGTCATGCCCGTCGCCCAGCGCACACGGTCGGTGCGCGCGACCGTCGCACGTCAGCTCCGCACCATCAATCGCTCGCTCGCCGCGGAGAGTCGGAAACGCTCCGGCGTCAGCCACGCGTTTGAACTGGACCTGAACTTCCACGGCATCTTCGTCGCGGAGAGTGCTGGCCCGCGCGTGCTCGCGCTGCACGAGGTGCTCACCCCGCAGATCGAGCGGTACGTCCGGTTGTATGTGCGGACCATGGGAGACGACATCTCCCTGGCCATCCGCGAGCACGAAGCCATTGCTCGTGCGATTACCGACGGGGACGCACTCGCGGCGCAGCGCGCCGTCGAGGTGCATTGGCACAACAGCGCCGACCGCATTGCCAGCACGATCGTGCAGCACGGGGAGCGCGGGTCGTGGCATCTGCGCAACTAG